One Candidatus Paceibacterota bacterium genomic window carries:
- a CDS encoding right-handed parallel beta-helix repeat-containing protein: protein MKKAILLFIIFSPLLFSRAVFAYNDTNTHPALTDETIDFYNSISENKLTDEEKEWIISGAEGEDTPPRWTNHFYDPVYDEGFTGERGPSNIINELSGKYSDVWLSVEDAVSAKIWSQNQELQAKYRLYKGNKTWEKAIYEYVKNNNKQEAFYSLGFVLHLLQDMAVPDHTRNDSHPPTDGSPYENYCVGFNRNNFSIQDKIKGNQPASLTSLDNYFDYLANYSNKYFFSKDTINDEKYENPKIIKVEGDYGYGPDNRGNEFKIVGATREIKNGELKISYFLRTQEEKVFESYWSRLSTEAVLSGAGVIELFFSEAEKAKNNQNLLEEPPQEKSAIVSIFMGDFSFAGEYFRMGKLANGAKDWFSNTFNNFASALMSPFYGKNNLNSGLANVVFSESSEAEPPAQSAYDDEIEQPQILPQILPQETIQAFETQTQETSAEIEVLEEILPEAVITEVIPEPEQIPDFLKTIPIPPIAMGGGGSPSVGSTVLPQTNSTQNSSNQPESSSFVSAPPEPPADTTPPDISFEIAECADSFSEEGCVIAPQIIHLSWQSVAGDIEEFELTINGTAQALATTSTSTEFSAIQDNAAHSFSIRAKDSSDNYSDPQSIDIEIFSAPIVINEIAWGGTSGRPNDEWVELYNKSSSAINLANWTLSSADSEPYIILSGKISQKGYCLLERTDDNTISDIAADLIYTGALNNTGDDHLTLYFASTTIDQTPLGNWPAGTSAGFSMERYDSKTSGDNPSNWLTNDTPIANGLASGPEFYKIAGTPKQRNSANYLVNKNQNIFSDIVLKKSESPYFIDGTVINVSASATLTIEPGVVIKFHNDAGLKIDGKILAQGTENDKIVFTSIMDDEYGGDTNGADATTTLPYPGSWFGVVVSETAPAGSIFDYAILRYAGKYYTGQTQERALLASKGSVITVSNSIFEYSKVYGLKLAGSNSLVKNNIFRNNNTAGITSPKAALYAGSCLPTISGNLFEKNNAGIYLADAPGIVSGNTFTNNAGDAILSFASVGEFTNNTASGNLRNSVSIFGNITEPGENLFLKADNLAYYFMPGENIQVSTSSSLTIEKGAVVKSDGKPLWVYGNLVIAGENSGDVIFTSFYDDTAAGDSNADMALSSAAPGQFAGIEIKTGAFLRAKGFEMRYSGHGNFEGGNSAGMEILGGVADISNAVFSQNYAHGIFAQNSPSLKISNTSFKNHTITSPYGVKAALAVYSTIATFSNITFENNLIGVIGNSESVFTIDPLDSIIWTNNTENMLPVDLF, encoded by the coding sequence ATGAAAAAGGCCATTTTGCTTTTTATCATTTTCAGCCCTTTGCTTTTCAGCCGGGCTGTTTTTGCGTATAACGACACAAATACGCACCCCGCTTTAACCGACGAAACAATAGATTTTTATAATTCAATTTCAGAAAATAAGCTCACGGACGAAGAAAAAGAATGGATTATTTCCGGCGCGGAAGGCGAAGATACCCCTCCCAGATGGACAAATCATTTTTACGACCCTGTCTATGACGAAGGTTTTACCGGTGAGCGCGGTCCTTCAAACATTATAAACGAACTCTCGGGAAAATATTCGGACGTCTGGCTTTCGGTGGAAGACGCTGTTTCCGCAAAGATCTGGTCGCAAAATCAGGAACTTCAGGCAAAATATAGGCTTTATAAAGGCAATAAAACCTGGGAAAAAGCGATTTACGAATATGTAAAAAATAATAATAAACAGGAAGCATTTTATTCATTAGGTTTTGTTTTGCATCTTTTGCAGGACATGGCAGTGCCTGATCACACAAGAAACGACAGTCATCCGCCAACCGACGGCAGTCCTTATGAAAATTATTGCGTCGGGTTTAATAGAAATAATTTCAGCATCCAAGATAAAATAAAGGGGAATCAGCCTGCTTCTTTAACTTCTCTGGATAATTATTTTGATTATTTAGCCAATTACTCAAACAAATATTTTTTTAGTAAAGATACGATAAATGACGAGAAATACGAGAACCCAAAAATTATAAAAGTTGAAGGTGATTATGGTTATGGTCCTGATAATAGAGGGAATGAATTTAAGATAGTGGGTGCTACTAGAGAAATTAAAAATGGTGAATTGAAAATTTCGTATTTTTTAAGAACCCAGGAGGAAAAAGTTTTTGAATCTTATTGGTCTCGCCTGTCCACTGAAGCCGTTCTGTCCGGAGCAGGAGTTATAGAATTATTTTTTAGCGAAGCCGAAAAAGCGAAAAATAATCAGAACCTGCTTGAAGAACCTCCTCAAGAGAAATCAGCCATCGTGAGTATTTTTATGGGCGATTTTTCTTTTGCCGGAGAATATTTCCGCATGGGAAAACTGGCCAATGGCGCAAAAGATTGGTTTTCAAATACGTTTAACAATTTTGCCAGCGCTCTTATGTCTCCGTTTTATGGAAAAAACAACTTGAATTCCGGTCTTGCTAATGTTGTTTTCTCCGAATCAAGTGAAGCCGAACCGCCAGCCCAATCCGCTTACGATGATGAAATTGAACAGCCGCAGATATTGCCTCAAATACTTCCGCAAGAAACAATTCAAGCTTTTGAAACACAGACGCAAGAAACATCCGCTGAAATTGAAGTTTTAGAAGAAATTTTGCCTGAAGCCGTAATAACAGAAGTTATACCGGAACCCGAGCAGATACCGGATTTTTTAAAAACCATTCCTATCCCGCCTATTGCTATGGGCGGTGGCGGCAGTCCTTCAGTCGGGTCAACAGTCTTGCCGCAAACAAACTCAACGCAGAATTCTTCAAACCAGCCAGAATCCTCATCTTTTGTTTCAGCCCCGCCAGAGCCTCCGGCAGACACTACTCCGCCGGACATTTCATTTGAAATTGCCGAGTGCGCCGATTCGTTTTCGGAAGAAGGATGTGTTATTGCTCCGCAGATTATTCACTTATCCTGGCAAAGCGTTGCCGGTGATATTGAAGAATTTGAACTTACAATAAACGGTACCGCGCAAGCGCTGGCTACAACTTCTACTTCAACCGAGTTCAGCGCGATTCAAGACAACGCAGCTCATTCTTTTTCAATTCGCGCGAAAGATTCGTCGGACAATTATTCGGACCCGCAATCCATTGACATTGAAATTTTTTCCGCGCCAATAGTAATAAACGAAATTGCATGGGGAGGCACTTCGGGCAGGCCGAACGATGAGTGGGTTGAACTTTACAATAAATCTTCAAGCGCGATAAATCTCGCGAATTGGACCTTGTCATCAGCCGACAGCGAACCGTACATAATTTTATCGGGAAAAATCTCTCAAAAAGGTTATTGTCTTCTTGAACGCACCGATGATAATACTATCAGTGATATAGCGGCTGATTTGATTTATACGGGAGCGTTAAACAATACCGGGGATGATCATCTGACTTTGTATTTCGCTTCAACCACAATAGACCAAACTCCTTTGGGGAATTGGCCTGCCGGAACATCGGCAGGTTTTTCAATGGAAAGATACGATTCAAAAACCAGCGGGGATAATCCTTCTAATTGGCTCACAAACGATACTCCGATAGCGAATGGTTTGGCTTCGGGCCCGGAATTTTACAAAATTGCCGGAACTCCAAAGCAAAGAAATAGCGCCAATTATCTTGTAAACAAGAATCAGAATATTTTTTCCGACATTGTCTTAAAAAAATCAGAAAGCCCGTACTTCATCGACGGCACCGTCATAAATGTTTCCGCTTCGGCTACTCTTACGATAGAACCCGGCGTTGTCATCAAATTTCATAATGACGCCGGCCTAAAAATTGACGGAAAAATTTTAGCGCAAGGGACGGAAAATGACAAAATTGTTTTTACTTCAATAATGGATGACGAATACGGCGGAGATACAAACGGAGCCGATGCGACAACAACTTTGCCTTATCCGGGAAGCTGGTTTGGCGTCGTAGTAAGCGAAACAGCTCCGGCTGGTTCAATTTTTGATTATGCTATTTTAAGATACGCAGGAAAATATTATACCGGACAAACGCAGGAACGCGCCTTGCTTGCGTCAAAAGGTTCGGTTATTACGGTTTCAAACTCTATTTTTGAATATTCAAAAGTTTACGGGCTTAAGCTTGCCGGTTCAAATTCGCTTGTGAAAAATAATATATTCAGGAATAACAATACAGCTGGCATCACTTCGCCTAAGGCCGCGCTCTACGCAGGTTCGTGCTTGCCGACCATATCCGGAAATTTGTTTGAAAAAAATAATGCGGGAATTTATCTGGCTGACGCGCCGGGAATAGTGAGCGGCAATACTTTTACGAATAATGCCGGTGATGCGATTTTATCCTTCGCTTCCGTGGGAGAATTCACGAATAACACGGCTTCCGGAAATTTAAGAAACAGCGTCAGCATTTTTGGAAACATTACCGAACCCGGAGAAAATCTTTTTTTGAAGGCCGACAATCTTGCTTATTATTTTATGCCGGGAGAAAATATTCAGGTTTCAACTTCTTCGTCTTTGACCATTGAAAAGGGAGCCGTTGTAAAAAGCGATGGAAAACCGCTTTGGGTTTATGGAAATCTTGTTATTGCGGGAGAAAATTCCGGAGATGTTATTTTCACTTCGTTTTATGACGATACCGCGGCTGGCGATTCAAACGCGGATATGGCACTAAGTTCAGCCGCTCCGGGGCAATTTGCCGGAATTGAAATTAAGACGGGCGCTTTTCTTCGGGCCAAGGGCTTTGAAATGCGATATTCCGGACACGGGAATTTTGAGGGCGGTAATTCCGCCGGTATGGAAATTTTGGGCGGAGTAGCCGATATTTCAAACGCGGTTTTTAGCCAGAATTACGCTCATGGAATTTTTGCCCAAAATTCACCCTCGCTTAAAATTTCAAACACCAGCTTTAAAAATCACACTATAACCTCGCCATACGGAGTGAAAGCCGCTTTGGCTGTTTATAGCACCATCGCTACGTTTTCAAACATTACTTTTGAAAATAACTTGATTGGTGTGATAGGGAATTCCGAATCGGTTTTTACAATAGACCCATTGGATTCTATAATTTGGACGAATAATACGGAAAATATGTTGCCCGTGGATTTATTTTGA